In Pieris napi chromosome 2, ilPieNapi1.2, whole genome shotgun sequence, the following proteins share a genomic window:
- the LOC125063077 gene encoding myb-like protein X has protein sequence MMRFINLLFVFGLVANGASRPSQAENEREVYAEYEEKEPTADEYINEKDKDSQEIETRSETQDEGVRKQALTNNEYENAMERKLYNNKNMDHAEEMPLSGRYKSDSGHDEIEEEGDFSQPAPNARFKTFKRNQNNEYKSGDSDVSSNDNNMESDRRMIKDKSDYNNEAIEPRDQPLYKQITYYNKVQGDLFHKKKPNSVFSSNRDRRETILNQQENLNDDKNIEKKGVENNNEDSVTAIKRNIKKLSREELEDLLNSLSDDKRALLNKIISNKFTNDNVNKREITKKAGAVEENNYLENSRSDLNKLESGSSVDSLSSLSQSETTETTKQSESSEISKTKASESDDNTSPNNESKDELNDINLNNNQESMQDNVALSKDIKGNEKSKNENKREINVEEMTPDKPDVINEPSNNENYDSDKDANWSELMKDESDLHETYSNLYKRGVEDYSNAADVKSLEDSFPLNEAENTISSYSQMAPLIRVKRTNNIKRSQDRSPGNMKVPYFPGAANDDDNEKDEFDDGFNFENSYNYEKVGKEDNKNIGYYDMRSNRNYQYTKPSRKSERDSAKIGSDTDNVLSNVEGVDDNLMYNNNEIRKKRIADDADANKLQQESLDSAESFNENKMSDSLSKKDLHYQDQDAIGAIQRGANEELGRYKRIRRLNQSPPQENTQ, from the exons ATGATGCGATTTATAAATCTATTGTTTGTATTTGGATTAGTCGCAAATGGAGCTAGTAGGCCATCCCAGGCTGAAAATGAAAG aGAAGTATATGCGGAATATGAAGAAAAAGAGCCCACTGCTgatgaatatataaatgagaAAGATAAG GACTCGCAGGAAATAGAAACAAGATCTGAAACTCAAGACGAGGGTGTTCGCAAACAGGCTCTGACAAATAATGAGTATGAAAAT GCAATGGAGAgaaaactatataataataaaaatatggatCACGCCGAAGAAATGCCATTATCTGGTCGCTATAAATCTGATTCAGGACATGACGAAATCGAAGAGGAGGGAGATTTTTCACAGCCAGCGCCAAACGCACGCTTTAAGACTTTTAAAagaaaccaaaataatgaatataaatcTGGTGATTCAGACGTTAGCtcaaatgataataatatggAAAGTGATCGTCGCATGATAAAGGATAAGAGCGATTATAATAACGAAGCCATAGAGCCGCGAGATCAACCCCTGTATAAACAGATAACGTATTACAATAAAGTACAGGGCGATTTGTTCCACAAAAAGAAACCAAATAGCGTTTTCAGTTCAAATAGGGATAGACGGGAAACTATTCTTAATCAGCAAGAAAATCTCAatgatgataaaaatatagaaaagaaAGGAGTAGAGAATAACAATGAAGATAGTGTGACTGCTATTAAGAGAAACATTAAAAAGCTTTCGAGAGAAGAACTTGAAGATCTTCTAAACTCTCTATCGGACGATAAGAGAGCacttcttaataaaataattagtaacaAATTTACGAACGATAACGTGAATAAGAGAGAAATTACCAAAAAAGCCGGAGCCGTCGaggaaaataattatctagAAAATAGCCGTTcggatttaaataaacttgaaAGTGGAAGTTCTGTGGACTCACTTTCATCTTTATCTCAAAGTGAAACAACTGAAACTACAAAACAATCGGAGAGTAGTGAAATTTCTAAAACAAAGGCTTCAGAATCTGATGATAATACTTCACCAAATAATGAAAGTAAAGATGaattaaatgatattaacTTAAACAACAATCAAGAATCTATGCAAGATAATGTCGCTCTGTCCAAAGACATTAAAGGGAACGAAAAATCGAAGAACGAAAATAAAAGGGAAATAAATGTTGAAGAAATGACACCAGATAAACCCGACGTGATTAACGAACCCTCGAATAATGAAAACTATGATTCAGATAAAGATGCTAATTGGTCGGAATTGATGAAAGATGAATCTGATTTGCATGAAACTTATAGCAACCTTTATAAACGAGGTGTCGAAGATTATTCCAATGCAGCCGATGTTAAATCACTAGAAGACTCGTTTCCATTGAACGAAGCAGAGAATACAATATCATCCTATTCTCAAATGGCTCCTCTTATCCGGGTAAAaagaacaaataatattaagagatCTCAAGACCGTAGTCCAGGTAATATGAAAGTTCCATATTTCCCTGGTGCGGCCAATGACGATGACAACGAGAAAGATGAATTTGACGATGGATTCAACTTTGAAAATTCATACAACTATGAAAAAGTCGGAAAGGAggacaataaaaatatcggGTACTATGATATGCGTTCAAATAGGAACTATCAATATACTAAACCAAGTCGTAAGTCCGAGAGAGATTCCGCAAAGATTGGTTCAGATACTGATAACGTTCTTTCGAACGTTGAAGGAGTTGATGATAATTTGATgtacaataataatgaaatacgtAAGAAACGCATCGCAGACGACGCTGATGCAAATAAATTGCAACAGGAATCTCTGGATTCTGCGGAATCTTTTAACGAGAATAAGATGAGCGATTCACTATCGAAGAAAGATTTACATTACCAAGATCAGGACGCCATTGGCGCCATACAACGCGGTGCTAATGAGGAACTTGGACGATATAAAAGAATACGAAGATTAAACCAGTCGCCTCCACAAGAGAACACACAGTAA
- the LOC125055947 gene encoding titin isoform X6, which translates to MRRVMAKLLTLPPIPILRRFPLYLHPYRRKRRHRCPHNDVPEPLFDVEHTTSVVSAYKQDYDEKHVSRTTAVHHEDHLYLEGDFQEPERPQWQPIERRKPTKPEDNLKPEGEFSTPEKEQWRPAERQRPTKPEDNLRPEGDFEKRKPDEWYPGDRAPVKRPEDNLRPEGEFEKRKPHEWQPGDRAPIRRPQDNLKTEGDFEDRQPEKWQPGDRAPMKRPEDNLKPEGDFEKRRPEEWRPGDRAPTRRPEDNLRPEGDFTTPEKETWRPAERQKPKKPEDNLFPEGEFEGRKPEVWRPGDRAPVKRPEDNLKPEGDFEKRHPDKWSPGDRAPTRRPEDNLRPEGEFTTPEKESWRPAERPKPIRPEDNLYPEGEFEKRKPEDWRPGERAPVKRPEDNLKPEGDFENRKPEKWQPGDRAPMKRPEDNLKPEGDFEKRQPEKWSPGDRAPMRRPEDNLRPEGEFTSPEKEPWRPAERQKPKKPEDNLFPEGEFEKREPEDWRPGDRAPVRRPKDNLKPEGDFEDRKPEKWQPGDRAPIKRPEDNLKPEGEFEKRRPEEWRPGDRAPTRRPEDNLRPEGDFTTPEKELWRPAERQKPKKPEDNLFPEGEFEGRKPEEWKPGDRAPVKRPEDNLKPEGDFEKRRPEKWSPGDRAPTRRPEDNLRPEGKFTTPEKEVWRPAERQKPTKPEDNLHPEGEFEKRRPDEWQPADRPKQKKPEDNLRPEGEFTTPIKEKWQPAERQLPKKPEDNLKPEGDFENRKPEEWRPADRPHQKKPEDNLKPEGEFTSPEKEKWQPAERPQQKRPVDNLRPEGDFTTERSITDDFKVVTGERAKIIKRTDNIITEGEFTDTTTSRSEYSIKPLEKLKPVRRNTWTKLEGDMTTETTSQSEYIDFTDSVERTTLVTKRTDNLIHEGEIDFVTSNQTDYTEKNTVVTRPQRRRTWTKEDLEKFYSTQNTETTTTTTQEEYKIRDERWHERQQPKKPKDNLVPEGEFSTPVKEDWQPAERVKPKRPTDNLFPEGEFTTPQKEHWHPAERPIQKKPKDNLKPEGEFQQPQQEEWRPAEKQILKRPQDNLKPEGDFETPKREEWRPSERPKANKPEDNLKIEGDFTTPEKTRWTPAERPVQKRPQDNLKPEGEFAQPVHEEWKPAEKRIQTKPQDNLKPEGKFEKPKTDEWRPAERALPTKPDDNLRLEGEFEKRKPDKWSPGERAQVQRPSDNLKPEGEFTTPEKTQWRPAERPVQTRPKDNLKPEGHFEQPKVDEWKPADRQTPIKPKDNLKPEGDFKRPEKEDWKPAERPVQIKPQDNLKPEGDFEVPTQKEWRPAERPSATKPKDNLKPEGDFEKPKEDKWRPAERQTPKKPQDNLRPEGDFEVPTQKEWQPAERQSPTKPKDNLKLEGDFEKPKEDKWRPAERQTPKKPQDNLRPEGDFEVPTQKEWRPAERQSPTKPKDNLKPEGDFEKPKEDKWRPAERQTPKKPQDNLWPEGDFEVPTQKEWRPAERQSPSKPKDNLKPEGDFEKPKEDKWRPAERQTPKKPQDNLWPEGDFEVPTQKEWRPAERPSPSKPKDNLKPEGDFEKPKEDKWRPAERQTPKKPQDNLWPEGDFEVPTQKEWRPAERPSPSKPKDNLKPEGDFEKPKEDKWRPAERQTPKKPQDNLWPEGDFEVPTQKEWRPAERPSPSKPKDNLKPEGDFEKPKEDKWRPAERQTPKKPQDNLWPEGDFEVPTQKEWRPAERPSPSKPKDNLKPEGDFEKPKEDKWRPAERQTPKKPQDNLRPEGHFETPTREQWRPAEKPEIIKPKDNLKTEGEFEKPKHDEWKPAERQKPKKPQDNLKPEGEFEKPTTEKWQPGERQTPKKPQDNLKPEGKFERPDKPKAAPIGERPVQKKPEDNLKPEGNMEVIRRTDYTATRGDRVDVVKHEDHLKMEGKMDMHRRDDYKRIEKTEKIVIQKHEDNLRTEGEFIDLHIRNDYNATKGDRAAVVKPQDNLKPDGKFYKPEIIPSQPAEKRKPFKHVDNLKIEHDLDLRQKVDRVDIIRREDNLRIEGEFIDMKQKNDYQVVTGERSAIVKHEDNLKMEGKMENIRSSDAYRLVKGQKVKLTRREDNLKIEGVFEDLSRKNDYNIIKSSKPVIKSIENEPHNGEPRQLTKIDQTNVENRNTHVTSEHKTSIQRIDTDDQQNYTYRHSQGGPGAPHHKPDERPGSRSRHPSSPKHQENPSEPYSQKPSDRKKPEEDQTDKSKWKPTDFSTPIGKTGKPTYKSPTEPDRESPNRQDRHSHERQVVDSDTTHNTRVNQSDTHIHTSKVTESRLHTENHNHSNRIHRNEIDVNRTQHNNLQNVQQENNFQQHQRNENHNQYAQHHHGATTKQVMHSHVDNSTYRSEDVKHSKVLSQDERNIRHGSVDRMSSASSVDQNKLNRTSGSITKQNDKNIINKSDSRSTKNTSTSSTSTKTMKQVTEKKLRGGKWVNVTKMVEVNNITADTGKSHPIHSEPHQAPGLKTGVSVITGTLPDGQSNSSSNQFHSSQKNQYNRNHSDVLNTTYSVKGTTESDNIRHQRQNDNSQQQHENISSSKQVSSFTKQIKSTHISDNSSQISQTSRSVSDIRSGDQILGKHLIHDNSDTTRIINNRGGSRHQHDHQTSSIHDKSDTTRIINNRGGSDHQHDHQTSSIHDNSDTTRIINNRGGSRHQHDHQTSSIHDNSDTTRIIKRGGSRHQHDHQTSSIHDKSDTTRIINNRGGSDHQHDHQTSSIHDKSGTTRIINNRGGSDNQQDNQTTIRKGADVSNISTVSHEHNTKHTHVSNQNHTVNRNQLSDSVTKTSVEFQRAMHGGDNSLSQQDHSNRSGYHKRTSDFISDANSSNAVLHRKGVTSNTEAYHTTSSTAAAQRKSISNLSERGEYISNSTQSADRKSISSMHRSARDNTAVTSQHTESVDTRRQQRRDGQSTFVTERQPRVVIKDNLRVGGEFYGQSEARYGSFSKSQHSQKIDRSEHIERVERHSRHGSNSHFVLGDGSGTSYKQEFRGHVHGTCPATLLESTRTPFKHSRDSREHKFYTEKITEKKSLS; encoded by the exons ATGCGCCGTGTGATGGCTAAATTGTTAACTTTACCGCCAATACCTATTCTACGACGTTTTCCTTTGTATCTTCATCCGTATCGAAGAAAAAG GCGCCACCGTTGCCCACACAATGATGTCCCGGAGCCATTGTTCGATGTGGAGCATACTACGAGCGTGGTTTCCGCGTACAAACAGGATTATGACGAGAAACATGTCAGTCGAACAACAGCCGTTCATCACGAAGATCATTTATATCTTGAAGGTGATTTTCAAGAGCCGGAACGTCCTCAATGGCAGCCCATCGAACGGCGTAAGCCAACAAAGCCAGAAGACAACTTGAAACCTGAGGGTGAATTTTCTACACCTGAAAAGGAACAATGGAGGCCTGCAGAACGACAACGCCCTACAAAGCCAGAAGACAATTTACGACCTGAAGGTGATTTCGAAAAACGTAAGCCAGATGAGTGGTATCCAGGAGATCGTGCTCCAGTTAAACGTCCTGAAGACAATCTGAGACCAGAAGGAGAGTTTGAAAAGAGAAAGCCACACGAATGGCAGCCTGGTGACAGAGCACCAATACGTCGACCACAAGATAATTTAAAGACAGAAGGTGATTTTGAAGATAGACAACCTGAAAAATGGCAACCTGGAGATAGAGCTCCAATGAAACGACCtgaagataatttaaaaccGGAAGGTGATTTCGAGAAGAGACGGCCAGAAGAATGGCGACCAGGAGATAGGGCTCCAACACGTCGTCCTGAAGATAATCTGAGACCTGAAGGTGACTTCACAACACCTGAAAAAGAAACTTGGCGGCCAGCTGAACGTCAGAAACCCAAAAAACCCGAGGACAATTTGTTCCCAGAGGGTGAATTTGAAGGTAGAAAGCCAGAGGTATGGAGACCAGGTGATAGAGCTCCAGTCAAGAGGCCAGAAGATAATTTGAAGCCGGAAGGTGATTTTGAAAAAAGACACCCTGATAAATGGAGTCCTGGAGATCGAGCTCCAACGCGTCGTCCGGAAGATAACCTTCGACCTGAAGGTGAATTTACTACACCTGAAAAAGAGTCATGGCGTCCGGCTGAGCGTCCAAAACCTATAAGGCCAGAAGACAATTTATACCCGGAGGGAGAATTTGAAAAGCGTAAACCTGAAGATTGGCGTCCCGGAGAAAGGGCTCCAGTAAAGCGGCCCGAAGATAACTTAAAACCAGAAGGAGATTTTGAGAATAGAAAACCTGAAAAATGGCAACCTGGAGATAGAGCTCCAATGAAACGACCtgaagataatttaaaaccGGAAGGTGATTTCGAGAAGAGACAACCTGAAAAATGGAGTCCTGGAGATAGAGCTCCTATGCGTCGTCCAGAAGACAACCTAAGACCAGAAGGCGAGTTCACCTCACCTGAAAAGGAACCTTGGCGCCCAGCAGAACGTCAAAAACCTAAAAAGCCAGAAGATAATTTGTTCCCTGAGGGAGAATTTGAAAAGCGTGAACCTGAAGATTGGCGTCCTGGAGACAGGGCTCCAGTGAGACGGCctaaagataatttaaaaccaGAAGGCGACTTCGAGGATAGAAAACCAGAGAAATGGCAACCCGGAGACAGAGCTCCAATTAAACGCCCtgaagataatttaaaacctGAAGGTGAATTCGAGAAGAGGCGGCCTGAAGAATGGCGCCCCGGTGATAGAGCTCCAACTCGTAGACCTGAAGATAATTTAAGACCGGAAGGAGACTTTACAACGCCAGAAAAAGAACTTTGGCGACCAGCAGAACGTCAGAAACCCAAAAAACCCGAAGACAATTTATTCCCAGAGGGTGAATTTGAAGGTAGAAAGCCAGAAGAGTGGAAACCAGGTGATAGAGCTCCAGTCAAGAGGCCAGAAGACAACTTGAAACCTGAAGGCGATTTCGAAAAAAGGCGCCCTGAAAAATGGAGTCCCGGTGATCGAGCTCCTACACGTCGTCCGGAAGACAATCTCAGACCAGAAGGTAAATTCACTACACCCGAAAAAGAAGTTTGGCGTCCGGCTGAGCGCCAAAAACCTACAAAGCCCGAAGACAACTTGCATCCAGAGGGAGAATTCGAAAAACGTAGACCTGATGAATGGCAACCAGCTGATCGACCTAAACAAAAGAAACCCGAAGATAATTTAAGGCCCGAGGGTGAATTTACTACacctataaaagaaaaatggcAACCAGCAGAACGGCAGCTGCCTAAAAAACCAGAAGATAATCTAAAACCAGAAGGAGACTTCGAAAACAGGAAGCCTGAAGAATGGCGTCCAGCCGATCGTCCTCATCAAAAAAAACCAGAGGATAACCTTAAACCTGAAGGGGAATTTACTTCacctgaaaaagaaaaatggcAACCAGCAGAGAGGCCACAGCAGAAGAGGCCAGTTGACAATTTAAGACCCGAGGGTGATTTTACAACTGAGCGCTCAATAACAGATGATTTCAAAGTCGTTACCGGTGAAAGGGCTAAAATTATTAAGCGCACTGATAATATTATCACTGAAGGAGAATTTACAG ataCTACAACTTCTCGCAGCGAATACTCAATAAAGCCactagaaaaactaaaacctGTACGAAGAAATACATGGACTAAGTTAGAAGGAGACATGACAACAGAAACAACTTCACAGTCAGAATACATTGATTTTACAGATTCTGTAGAGAGAACAACTCTAGTAACGAAAAGAACAGATAACTTAATTCATGAAGGTGAGATAGACTTCGTTACATCAAATCAAACAGAttatacagaaaaaaatactgtagTAACACGACCCCAAAGGCGACGCACGTGGACGAAAGAAGATTTAGAAAAATTCTATTCAACTCAAAATACAGAGACAACAACTACAACTACACAAGAAGAATATAAGATTCGTGATGAACGATGGCATGAACGGCAACAACCTAAAAAACCTAAAGATAATCTTGTCCCAGAAGGTGAATTTTCAACCCCAGTAAAGGAAGACTGGCAACCAGCAGAACGAGTTAAACCCAAAAGGCCTACTGATAATCTGTTTCCAGAAGGCGAATTCACTACTCCCCAAAAAGAACATTGGCACCCAGCAGAGCGaccaatacaaaagaaacctAAAGATAATCTTAAACCAGAGGGAGAATTCCAACAGCCACAGCAAGAGGAATGGCGGCCTGCTGAGAAACAAATACTTAAAAGACCTCAAGATAACCTTAAACCTGAAGGTGATTTCGAAACACCGAAACGAGAAGAATGGCGTCCATCGGAAAGACCAAAAGCTAACAAACCTgaagacaatttaaaaatagaaggTGACTTCACAACACCTGAGAAAACTAGATGGACTCCCGCTGAACGACCTGTACAAAAGAGACCTCAAGATAACTTAAAGCCTGAGGGTGAATTTGCTCAACCCGTTCACGAAGAATGGAAACCAGCAGAAAAGCGTATTCAAACTAAACCACAAGATAATCTTAAGCCAGAGGGTAAATTTGAAAAACCTAAGACCGATGAGTGGCGTCCCGCAGAACGAGCTCTGCCTACAAAGCCAGATGACAATTTACGCCTTGAAGGTGAATTTGAAAAACGCAAACCTGATAAATGGAGTCCTGGTGAAAGAGCACAGGTACAAAGACCCTCTGATAACTTAAAACCGGAAGGTGAGTTTACGACTCCTGAAAAGACACAATGGCGACCGGCAGAACGACCCGTACAAACTCGGCcaaaagataatttaaaaccaGAGGGTCATTTTGAGCAACCAAAGGTAGACGAATGGAAGCCTGCCGATAGACAAACTCCTATAAAACCCAAGGATAATCTTAAACCTGAAGGAGATTTCAAGCGACCCGAAAAAGAAGATTGGAAACCAGCTGAAAGGCCGGTCCAAATAAAACCACAAGATAACCTAAAGCCGGAAGGAGATTTCGAAGTACCAACTCAAAAAGAATGGCGGCCAGCTGAACGCCCATCGGCTACAAAACcaaaagataatttaaaaccaGAGGGTGACTTCGAAAAACCAAAAGAAGATAAGTGGAGGCCTGCTGAACGTCAAACTCCAAAGAAACCACAAGATAACCTTAGACCAGAAGGAGATTTCGAAGTACCAACACAAAAAGAATGGCAGCCAGCTGAACGTCAATCGCCAACAAAACCAAAAGATAACTTAAAACTAGAGGGTGACTTCGAAAAACCAAAAGAAGACAAGTGGAGGCCTGCTGAACGCCAAACTCCAAAGAAACCACAAGATAACCTTAGGCCGGAAGGAGATTTCGAAGTACCAACACAAAAAGAATGGCGGCCAGCTGAACGCCAATCGCCAACAAAACcaaaagataatttaaaaccaGAGGGTGACTTTGAAAAACCAAAAGAAGATAAGTGGAGGCCTGCTGAACGTCAAACTCCAAAGAAACCACAAGATAACCTATGGCCGGAAGGAGATTTCGAAGTACCAACACAAAAAGAATGGCGGCCAGCTGAACGCCAATCGCCATCAAAACcaaaagataatttaaaaccaGAGGGTGACTTCGAAAAACCAAAAGAAGATAAGTGGAGGCCTGCTGAACGCCAAACTCCAAAGAAACCACAAGATAACCTGTGGCCGGAAGGAGATTTCGAAGTACCAACACAAAAAGAATGGCGGCCAGCTGAACGCCCATCGCCATCAAAACcaaaagataatttaaaaccaGAGGGTGACTTTGAAAAACCAAAAGAAGATAAGTGGAGGCCTGCTGAACGTCAAACTCCAAAGAAACCACAAGATAACCTATGGCCGGAAGGAGATTTCGAAGTACCAACACAAAAAGAATGGCGGCCAGCTGAACGCCCCTCGCCATCAAAACcaaaagataatttaaaaccaGAGGGTGACTTCGAAAAACCAAAAGAAGATAAGTGGAGACCTGCTGAACGCCAAACTCCAAAGAAACCACAAGATAACCTGTGGCCGGAAGGAGATTTCGAAGTACCAACACAAAAAGAATGGCGGCCAGCTGAACGCCCATCGCCATCAAAACcaaaagataatttaaaaccaGAGGGTGACTTCGAAAAACCAAAAGAAGATAAGTGGAGACCTGCTGAACGCCAAACTCCAAAGAAACCACAAGATAACCTATGGCCGGAAGGAGATTTCGAAGTACCAACACAAAAAGAATGGCGGCCAGCTGAACGCCCATCGCCATCAAAACCAAAAGATAATTTGAAACCAGAGGGTGACTTCGAAAAACCAAAAGAAGATAAGTGGAGACCTGCTGAACGCCAAACTCCAAAGAAACCACAAGATAACCTTAGGCCAGAGGGTCACTTTGAGACACCTACTAGAGAACAGTGGAGACCAGCAGAAAAGcctgaaataataaaaccaaaagACAATCTAAAAACAGAAGGTGAATTTGAAAAGCCAAAACATGATGAATGGAAACCAGCTGAACGTCAAAAGCCAAAGAAACCACAGGATAATTTAAAACCAGAAGGCGAATTTGAAAAACCGACGACAGAAAAATGGCAGCCAGGTGAGAGACAGACACCTAAAAAACCTCAAGATAACCTGAAGCCTGAAGGTAAATTTGAACGTCCTGATAAACCCAAGGCTGCACCAATTGGCGAGCGACCTGTTCAAAAGAAACCAGAGGATAATCTTAAACCAGAAGGTAATATGGAAGTTATACGGCGAACTGACTATACAGCTACCAGAGGTGATCGTGTCGACGTTGTGAAACATGAAGATCATCTTAAAATGGAAGGTAAAATGGACATGCACCGAAGAGATGACTATAAACGCATAGAAAAAACTGAGAAAATCGTTATTCAAAAACATGAAGACAACTTGCGTACAGAAGGtgaatttattgatttgcataTTCGAAATGATTACAATGCTACGAAAGGGGATAGAGCAGCTGTTGTAAAGCCACAGGATAATTTGAAACCTGATGGAAAATTCTACAAGCCTGAAATTATTCCGTCCCAACCAGCTGAAAAAAGAAAACCATTTAAACATGTTGATAATCTTAAAATTGAACATGATCTAGATTTACGTCAGAAAGTTGACAGAGTTGACATTATAAGAAGAGAAGACAATTTAAGAATTGAAGGCGAATTTATAGATATGAAACAAAAGAATGATTACCAAGTAGTTACTGGTGAAAGGTCAGCGATAGTGAAACATGAagataatttgaaaatggaagGCAAAATGGAAAATATACGCTCTTCAGATGCTTATCGTCTCGTAAAAGggcaaaaagttaaattaacgCGCCGGGAAGATAACTTGAAAATTGAAGGAGTTTTTGAAGATCTTTCACGAAAAAAtgactataatataattaaaagtagtAAACCAGTGATTAAGAGCATTGAGAATGAACCACATAATGGTGAACCAAGACAACTCACAAAAATAGACCAGACAAATGTAGAAAACAGAAACACACATGTTACCTCAGAACATAAAACTTCGATTCAAAGAATTGACACTGATGATCAGCAAAACTATACTTATCGACACAGTCAGGGAGGTCCCGGGGCACCACACCATAAACCTGATGAGCGACCTGGTTCACGGTCCAGACATCCTTCCTCTCCAAAGCATCAGGAAAATCCATCTGAACCTTACTCGCAAAAGCCGTCTGATAGAAAGAAACCTGAGGAAGATCAAACCGACAAATCAAAGTGGAAGCCAACTGATTTTTCAACACCAATTGGTAAAACAGGTAAACCAACATATAAATCTCCTACAGAACCTGACCGCGAAAGCCCTAATAGACAAGATCGGCATTCCCATGAAAGACAAGTCGTTGATTCAGATACAACTCACAACACAAGGGTAAATCAAAGTGATACACATATTCACACTAGCAAGGTGACGGAATCTAGGCTTCATACTGAAAATCATAATCATTCTAATCGTATACATAGGAATGAAATAGATGTAAACAGAACTCAACACAATAATCTACAGAATGTGCaacaagaaaataatttcCAGCAGCATCAACGTAATGAAAATCACAATCAATACGCTCAGCATCATCACGGAGCTACGACAAAACAAGTTATGCATTCACACGTCGATAACTCTACTTACCGTTCAGAAGACGTAAAGCATTCTAAAGTGTTGAGTCAAGACGAAAGGAATATTAGACACGGTAGTGTTGATCGCATGTCGTCGGCGAGTTCAGTcgatcaaaataaattaaatcgtACTTCAGGTTCAATAACTAAACAGaatgacaaaaatataattaataagagCGATTCTAGATCAACCAAAAATACGTCAACATCTTCAACCTCTACGAAAACAATGAAACAAGTAACCGAAAAGAAATTAAGAGGGGGTAAATGGGTAAATGTAACTAAGATGGTtgaagtaaataatattactgcTGATACGGGAAAATCACATCCCATACATTCTGAACCTCACCAGGCGCCTGGATTAAAAACAGGTGTAAGCGTAATTACAGGTACCCTACCTGACGGACAAAGTAATTCTTCGTCAAATCAATTCCATTCTTCACAGAAGAATCAATACAATCGCAATCATAGcgatgttttaaatacaacataCTCTGTAAAAGGCACGACTGAATCTGACAATATCCGACATCAAAGGCAAAATGATAACAGCCAGCAACAACATGAGAATATTTCGTCATCCAAACAAGTTTCTAGCTTTACGAAACAAATTAAATCGACACATATCAGCGACAACAGTTCTCAGATCTCTCAAACATCTCGGAGCGTTTCAGATATACGTAGTGGAGATCAAATCCTTGGAAAGCACCTAATACATGATAATAGTGACACTACAAGGATTATCAATAATCGTGGAGGATCTCGTCACCAACACGACCATCAAACATCATCAATACATGATAAAAGTGACACTACAAGGATTATCAATAATCGTGGAGGCTCTGATCACCAACACGACCATCAAACATCGTCAATACATGATAATAGTGACACTACAAGAATTATCAATAATCGTGGAGGGTCTCGTCACCAACACGACCATCAAACATCATCAATACATGATAATAGTGACACTACAAGGATTATCAAACGTGGAGGATCTCGTCACCAACACGACCATCAAACATCATCAATACATGATAAAAGTGACACTACAAGGATTATCAATAATCGTGGAGGCTCTGATCACCAACACGACCATCAAACATCGTCAATACATGATAAAAGTGGCACTACAAGAATTATCAATAATCGTGGAGGCTCTGATAACCAACAAGACAATCAAACAACCATACGAAAGGGTGCAGATGTTTCAAATATTTCCACTGTAAGCCACGAACATAACACAAAACATACTCACGTTTCCAATCAAAACCATACAGTAAACAGAAATCAGTTAAGCGACAGTGTAACTAAAACTAGCGTTGAGTTTCAAAGAGCTATGCATGGTGGGGACAATTCTCTTTCCCAACAAGATCACTCCAACCGAAGTGGATATCATAAGCGTACTTCCGACTTTATATCCGATGCCAATTCCAGTAACGCTGTTCTTCATCGCAAAGGAGTTACTTCAAATACAGAAGCGTATCACACTACAAGTTCCACCGCAGCGGCACAACGGAAAAGTATCAGCAATTTGTCAGAGCGTGGGGAATATATAAGCAATTCGACTCAAAGCGCAGACAGGAAGAGTATCAGCTCAATGCATAGATCGGCTAGAGACAACACAGCTGTTACATCTCAGCACACTGAAAGTGTCGATACTCGACGTCAACAACGACGGGACGGGCAATCCACGTTTGTTACAGAGAGACAACCTCGTGTCGTAATAAAAGATAATCTACGCGTTGGCGGTGAGTTCTATGGTCAATCAGAAGCCCGGTATGGAAGCTTTTCTAAATCGCAACATTCTCAAAAGATTGACCGCTCCGAACATATCGAGAGAGTTGAGCGACACTCGCGACACGGATCTAATTCACATTTCGTTCTCGGAGACGGGAGTGGAACAAGCTATAAACAAGAATTTAGAGGCCACGTTCATGGAACTTGCCCCGCAACGTTGTTAGAATCTACGAGGACTCCGTTCAAGCACTCTCGTGATTCTCGAGAACACAAGTTCTACACTGAAAAAATAACAGAGAAAAAATCGTTATCGTAA